From the genome of Deltaproteobacteria bacterium:
GAAATTGGCTCTTCAGGCTATTGAGCGAGAAGGGCGTGGCAACCACCTTGGAAAGCCGCTGTGCGAGGTGGGCGACGTCGTGTGTGAGGACGGCCATCGGAATTCTCTATCCCCGCGTCAGCTCGCGATACGTCCTCAGCGCCCGCAGCGCCGCCACGCGTTCACCGCGCCGCTCATGAATGCGCGCCAGGTTGTAGAACGCGTCCTCGCAGCGCGGGTCCGCGTCGATCGCCGCGTGATACGACGCCACGGCGTCATCGACGCGCCCCAGATCCTCGAGCGCCACGCCCAGGTTGAAGCTCGCCACGGGATTCGGCGCGCTCAGCGCTGCGCGGTAGTGCTCCACGGCTTCTTCGATGCGCCCCGAGTCGTGCAGCAGCCGGCCCAGGTTGATGCGCGCGTCCACGTGCGCGGGCGCGAGCCGAATGAGCACCCGGTACGCGGCCTCGGCGTCGGCTGGCGAGGAGTCTTCGAGCCTGCACGCCTGGTCGTAGAGCCGCTCGACGTCCACGCTCGG
Proteins encoded in this window:
- a CDS encoding tetratricopeptide repeat protein, whose translation is MPHDYSAREVAELLGLSLAEVRRCAKAGFLTAQPDASGDTRFSFQDLVLLRNAARLVSGRVRPHRVRRALSRLREQLPADRPLSGVQVLADGRAIVAQEGARIWNPLSGQMHLNFDSTPAPPTPLSTAPSVDVERLYDQACRLEDSSPADAEAAYRVLIRLAPAHVDARINLGRLLHDSGRIEEAVEHYRAALSAPNPVASFNLGVALEDLGRVDDAVASYHAAIDADPRCEDAFYNLARIHERRGERVAALRALRTYRELTRG